A region of Solea solea chromosome 7, fSolSol10.1, whole genome shotgun sequence DNA encodes the following proteins:
- the LOC131462453 gene encoding retinol-binding protein 2-like, whose protein sequence is MPVDYSGRWEMVSNENFEDIMKALDIDFATRKIAVHLHQSKIIVQDGDKFETKTLSTFRNYEVNFTVGQEFEEHVKALDGRTVMTLVNWDGDKLVCVQRGEKENRGWKQWIEGDMLHLELTALDKVCHQVFKKAQ, encoded by the exons ATGCCTGTAGACTACAGCGGTCGCTGGGAGATGGTGAGCAATGAGAACTTTGAGGACATCATGAAAGCCCTTG ACATCGACTTTGCCACCAGAAAGATTGCTGTCCATCTGCATCAGAGCAAAATCATCGTCCAGGACGGAGACAAGTTTGAGACAAAGACGCTGAGCACCTTCAGAAACTACGAGGTCAACTTCACGGTGGGACAGGAGTTTGAGGAGCACGTAAAGGCCCTGGACGGCAGGACAGTCATG ACACTTGTGAACTGGGATGGAGACAAGCTGGTGTGTGTTCAGAGGGGGGAGAAGGAAAACCGTGGCTGGAAACAGTGGATCGAGGGAGACATGCTACACCTG GAACTCACTGCACTCGACAAAGTCTGCCACCAAGTGTTCAAGAAGGCACAATAA